The Nitrospira sp. genome window below encodes:
- a CDS encoding IPT/TIG domain-containing protein, whose amino-acid sequence MSIIARLLTYTLFIVCGWSDSLTYAKQAAIALSSTAVTPGATLTLSGAGFGDFQSTQFNRVTVNKVPALVQRWESEAIEIKVPFKATSGFVEVLIGKKNLLAGHVAIVTPHIESISPAEGERGGTLQIVGRHFGMSAGARDPNTMFGVNDVMVGGVKVRPRRWKDDKIELVIPPNATSGEVVVRLASSDPLPNGSCCSPVEYRVSNPVPLKLISSVRVDPLSGPVGTKVVLFGQGFGSVKESVDDAVLIGGRPTTIAQWKDDVIVVHVPLDAESGPVVLRYQGRERVVGEFTVQVPRAVSLTPASAPIGTLLRINGAHFGFYSESGSTPFNFTDFNTGANRVEIGGVPAIVYRWNDDRIDVWVPFSAKSGKVVIYRSANRPNVAGLCCAEQGTVAVEAGNFTVVTPVIESYDPKSAGLDATVTIKGSGFGTFLKTAEHADIGLNQKAYKRRTDLEINEPDVTDTVVSNVSRTEVLFNGSAALIQSWTDREIVVKVPHRNLYGIGKKGAFFDDLATGPLVVRRGSWDLLPDGTCCSAKKWLTRTAGQFTIEAKGLPDDGYWTNNRPDANTNQ is encoded by the coding sequence ATGTCGATCATTGCCCGGTTGCTGACGTACACGTTGTTCATTGTGTGTGGATGGAGCGATTCACTGACTTATGCCAAGCAAGCTGCCATTGCGCTCTCTTCCACTGCCGTCACTCCAGGGGCGACGTTGACGTTGAGTGGGGCAGGGTTTGGGGATTTTCAGTCGACGCAGTTCAATCGAGTGACCGTCAATAAAGTCCCGGCGTTGGTGCAACGATGGGAATCGGAGGCCATTGAAATCAAAGTTCCTTTCAAGGCGACGAGCGGTTTCGTTGAGGTGTTGATCGGGAAGAAGAATCTGCTCGCTGGACATGTGGCGATCGTGACTCCGCACATTGAGAGCATTTCACCGGCCGAAGGTGAACGAGGCGGAACGTTACAGATTGTGGGTCGTCATTTCGGCATGTCTGCGGGAGCCAGAGACCCCAATACGATGTTCGGTGTGAATGATGTCATGGTGGGTGGCGTCAAGGTCCGTCCCCGTCGTTGGAAGGATGATAAAATCGAGCTAGTCATTCCTCCGAATGCCACGAGCGGCGAGGTGGTGGTTCGCCTTGCGTCATCTGATCCCCTGCCGAATGGGTCCTGTTGCTCGCCTGTTGAATACCGTGTCAGTAACCCTGTCCCGCTGAAACTGATTTCCTCTGTGCGTGTGGATCCGCTAAGTGGCCCTGTCGGCACGAAGGTGGTCTTGTTCGGTCAGGGATTCGGCTCGGTCAAAGAATCTGTAGATGACGCGGTCTTGATCGGTGGACGACCGACCACGATCGCCCAGTGGAAGGATGATGTCATCGTGGTGCATGTTCCGCTGGATGCCGAGTCCGGTCCGGTTGTGCTCCGATATCAGGGACGGGAGCGGGTCGTTGGTGAGTTTACGGTCCAAGTGCCGCGGGCTGTTTCTCTGACTCCAGCCAGTGCTCCCATCGGGACGCTGCTCCGCATCAATGGGGCACACTTTGGGTTTTACTCGGAAAGTGGATCCACGCCGTTCAATTTTACGGATTTCAATACAGGTGCAAATCGAGTCGAGATCGGTGGAGTGCCGGCCATCGTGTACCGATGGAACGACGACCGTATCGACGTCTGGGTGCCGTTTAGTGCAAAAAGCGGGAAGGTCGTCATTTACCGAAGCGCCAACAGACCGAACGTAGCCGGACTCTGTTGTGCCGAGCAGGGCACGGTCGCCGTCGAAGCCGGGAACTTTACGGTTGTGACGCCGGTCATTGAATCGTATGACCCGAAGTCGGCCGGATTGGACGCCACCGTCACCATAAAGGGAAGCGGATTTGGGACGTTTCTCAAGACGGCCGAACATGCCGATATTGGATTGAATCAGAAGGCCTATAAACGGCGAACCGATCTCGAAATTAACGAACCTGATGTAACCGACACCGTCGTGTCGAATGTCTCGCGGACGGAAGTGCTCTTTAACGGTTCTGCCGCGTTAATCCAGTCATGGACCGATCGCGAGATTGTGGTCAAAGTGCCGCACCGTAACCTCTATGGAATCGGAAAGAAGGGAGCGTTCTTTGATGACCTTGCGACCGGTCCTCTCGTCGTACGCCGAGGGTCATGGGACCTGCTTCCGGACGGTACCTGCTGCTCGGCGAAGAAATGGCTGACGCGTACAGCTGGACAGTTCACCATCGAAGCCAAGGGACTTCCCGACGATGGGTACTGGACGAATAACCGACCGGACGCGAATACCAATCAATAA
- a CDS encoding 16S rRNA (uracil(1498)-N(3))-methyltransferase, whose translation MPIFFVPQACIAPPTISIIGDLLTHLRGSLRVTKGDAVWFGNGEGTRFRAEITDVSKGAMTARIVETIQEPARRTPRLILGESLLKGEKMDWVIQKVTELGVSQIIPITSRHSVIQLKSDRVDHQVTRWQRIALEAAQQSEQWHVPKVAKPRSLSELLATHGTGTTILMLAEREEGKSLQTIRLPQGTDTSVLALIGPEGGWSKEEKEVAQLAGVETITLGQHILRSETAAIATISILQSRLGELG comes from the coding sequence ATGCCTATATTTTTCGTACCCCAAGCGTGCATCGCACCGCCAACCATATCTATTATCGGTGATCTGCTGACTCACCTCCGAGGCAGTCTACGCGTCACGAAGGGCGACGCCGTTTGGTTCGGGAATGGAGAAGGGACAAGATTCCGGGCCGAGATCACCGATGTTTCGAAAGGAGCCATGACCGCGCGTATTGTCGAGACAATCCAGGAACCAGCACGCCGCACTCCCCGTTTGATCCTCGGCGAATCGCTGCTCAAGGGCGAAAAGATGGACTGGGTCATTCAAAAAGTCACCGAACTCGGCGTCAGCCAGATCATACCGATTACAAGCCGGCACAGTGTCATACAACTGAAATCTGATCGCGTGGACCACCAAGTCACCCGTTGGCAACGCATTGCGTTAGAAGCCGCCCAACAGTCGGAACAATGGCACGTGCCGAAGGTTGCCAAGCCACGATCCCTCTCTGAACTCTTAGCCACCCATGGGACCGGCACCACGATCCTCATGCTCGCCGAACGCGAGGAGGGAAAGAGCCTTCAAACGATTCGCCTACCGCAAGGCACGGACACATCCGTGCTGGCCTTGATCGGACCGGAGGGCGGCTGGAGCAAGGAGGAAAAAGAGGTCGCGCAGCTGGCAGGAGTCGAAACGATCACGCTTGGTCAACACATCTTGAGATCCGAAACAGCCGCCATAGCTACTATCAGCATTCTCCAATCACGCCTCGGGGAGCTCGGATAG